In the Anolis sagrei isolate rAnoSag1 chromosome 1, rAnoSag1.mat, whole genome shotgun sequence genome, TGGAATGCCTGAGGATCAGCTAAAATCCCCAGTGGGTCATTCTGCTAATACTACTCCCAAGCTGAATTATTACAATGCCGGACGCTTTAACAATGGATCAAGGGCTTCTGCACCAAATGTGCCCTCTGGGTTATCTAAACCAAAGATCACTTCTCCAGAAAAATCACATAGAGTGACTTCACCATCAAGTGGTTATTCTAGCCAATCCAACACACCCACTGCACTTACACCAGTGCCTGTCATTCTGAAATCTGGGTCAACGGGAAATGGGAAGCCCAAGATGAAGCCTAAAGTGCCTGAAAGGAAGTCATCCCTCTTGTCTTCAGTTTCAgtatcttcctcctccacctcactTTCTTCCAATACATCTGCTGAAGGTTGTGTGAACGCGAAGAAAACTGATCCTGACCTGAACTTCCCTCTTGTTACGCCTTCTTCTCTAATGTCTCCTTTCTCTGCTGATAATCTTCCTCCCCCACCACTTCCATCAATGGATGGAATGGATCTACCTACTCCACCTGGATCTCCCAGTTTCCCACCACCTCCACCAGAAGCCATTATAAATGCAACATTTCCTCAGAATGTTACATTGTTTAATTGTCAAGATACCTCAATGGGCCATTTCTTTCCCCCATCACCCCCTCCTTTTTCATCTCCTTTCCCATCTTCATTTGCTCCATCATCACTCCACTTGGACCCAAAACTCACAAAAGAGGAATATAAACACACACCCTGTACTTTCAAAAAATATAATCAGGAAGGTTCTTGTTACAGTACAATAAAGCAACCGTTGAATAAGGACGACATCACTAGATCCACAGTACCTCTAGTAACTACCCAAGCACTGCAAATGGTGCAGTTGAGATCTGTGAAGAAAGCTGCGATGTCAGAGGATGAGCAGTCAATTGAAGCTGTATCCAGAACCAAGTCTCAGGAAATATTGACTGAAGTTCAATCACCTTTAAAACCATGTGTGTCAGTTGGATACAGTGACAGTCTAGATGTGAGTGAAGTGAATCCCCATGGAGTTTTTGACAAAAACTTTGTTTACAACCCTAGCCAGATATCTTACCCAGGGCTCATTGGTAGCTATCCTGAACATATTGGTGGGGAAATGCCTGAAAATGCAGCCAACCCAGCTAATTTTTTTGCCAGCAACCTACTGCCAGCCAGCACTGAAGAAGGACCAGTGCAGAACCAAGGTTCCCACTGTGATCTTCCAAGTCCGTCACTTCAGGGACAGTCAGGATCGTTCAACAAGCCTCCGGGTGTGTCGCCAAACAAGAAGCCACCACCTGTTTCAAAGAAACCCAAACTGTTCCTGATAGTGCCACCCCCACAGTCTGATGTTATAGCAGAAAAAATAGCTGAAGTGGGTGAAACAGGCAGAAGCGTTCTGAGGGATGCTGCCTTTGCACAGTCTAGTGAGGCTAGGGATTATCCTACAGATGGACTTTGTTCCTACGAAATGGACTCAGGCCACCTTGTTCCAGAAGGAGGAGCTGTGGGTCCCCCCTCCTCTGAGACACTGGAAACCAATGGCTTGACACTGAAGTCCAGGCAGGAGGAGCAGCCTTGCGAAGGAATCCGTTCTGACAGAAATGGAGACGGTGTCTCTAGAACAGACAGGCAGCTATCTAAAGAAGAGGAAAGTGGTAAGTCTATTTTTAGTTTTGTTCTCTCTCTTCATCCAAGGGTGAGGCAAACTTGGGATGTGATGTGTCCTAGCAGTCTGTTACAGAACTGACTGTTGCTGTCCATGTAGACACTGTTCCTAATGGAGCTTTCTTAATTGTGTGCAAAGAATTGATTTCTTCTTTCTCCTAATCTTGCATTTTAATAAAATCAGTGGTTGAATGGGATTTTGTCAACCATATCCTTATTTCAACAACTCCTGAGGTGTTTGTAGTTTTTAAATTGAGATACTTCTGATGAAAGAGGGGAAAACCTCAAAACTTAAAAGGGAGTTTTGTATTCCTTAGAATGAAATAAATGCTTTTTCACAGACCGATGCCCCatctttccccttcccccttctcctaCATTACTGCTGATGTGAGCAAAAAGACTAAAATATGACTGTATGTATTTAGGGGAAATGTACAGATTGTATTTGCTTATTTGTTCCTTACCTTGCTGTGCTGGGattgctttctttttctgattttgGTAGTTTTAATGCCACTTAATTCTTACGCTTGCATTTCAGCTGATGTGTTTGAATCCAATGGGGCAAATAGCTTTTTACCACAAAGCCCAAGCTATGAGGAagacagtgtggtggaggcaatGCCACCCAGACCAAGGACCACGGAAGACCTTTTTGCAGCCATTCACAGGTATTGCTTAAATTGCCTCATCTGTTTTACTCCAATCTTTGCcattttaaatctatatataGTTTCCCATCACACACATATTGGTTGTTCTTGTTTAACTTTTGATTTAAAAAACCTCACTTTAAATGTATGTAAACCGTAGGTAGAATAATAACATATATGtgtactttttttttactttgcaatAGTCTTCCACTAATTTTGAAACTAATCTTCACTAGAAGCAAATACAGGTTTCATAAATTGTCAACCTTTGTCTCCTTGGTTCTGACTGACTCCttgtttatattgtattgttgctGTCAATCTGCTTGATTTAACATATACTATTGCTTTCTCTGTGTATCTTTTTGTTTTCGTTCCTTCTGCCTTCCATCCCTTTTTACTCTCCGCTGGTTATATGGTGCAGTTTGGGACAGAGGCTCAACTCTAATGCTTCATGGCAAGCTTGGCTTAAACTGGCAAGTAAACATGATGTATCGGTCATATGGCAAAACATATGACAGTAGCTGGATTATAGATTGCCATAATCCAGATGAAGAGGGGATATCTGGGGGCACATCAATTTTGAACCAAACAGTGCAGCACAGACAATCCCTAAGTCTACCTCATTCTCCTTTGATTAAAAGAAAACCTATATACTGGGCTTGTACAGATAAATTACTTGGCTACAGATCTTTAGAAAACAACCATTTCTAAGTAGATTTGGGAACACCCTGAAAATAAAGTGACTAATCTTGCCTTGGAATATCAAATATGAAATATTTGGTTCCACCTTGTGGTCATTTACTGAAACAGGTTCTCGAAATGTAATGGAATTGGCTACATACACTTTCCAGATTTCAGCAGAGTACTTTCTGTACATATGAGCTACATCCTAAGGGCTCCACACACATGGACTTTCTCATTCTGTTCTATATGTAggagggtcaccataaatcattaACAGTTTGACGGCGCAACAATAATTTGCATAGTCTGAATATAAAGAGGTTAAATAAATGCAGATTAGACAGCTTGCTTTTAATTTGTACCTCTGTAGAAAGAGTAATATAATACACAAGTGATTAAGTCTAAATGAAGATTCTTCCCGGAAACCCACAAGTGAATGCCTTACCGTGTCCATATTGAATTAAGTACGTACTCTCTAAAGAAGTGGTATTACTTTGTTACCACTTCTCAATAAGAGAAGGCCAAAGAAGAGGGAATATGCAATTAATATTAGTTCAACATTTGTTTATAGGATGAATTAAAGTGCTTGAATAGCATTAAAATATGGCAACTGCTAATCTGGAAATGACAGTAATTACATTATCTCTTaattagttctttttaaaaatatataagctCTGGTTTTGCCTCACTGAAAATGAATTTATTGTTAAGGGTAGAGTTTCACATCTACACAAGTTCAAGAAACAGCTTTTTAGCTGTTTACCAGCTATACGCAAATTACTATTTTGACAGGAAGGTTACATGCTTgtttagccgctctgagtccccctgcaggggtgagaagagcggggtagaaatgttgtaaataaataaataatagtaactaGCTCTTCACAGAGATTATGAAGTAGTATTTATTGCAACTTTCCTGTCAATTCCTTTGGCAAATTCATTGTGAAATTCTTTACATATGTAATTACTATATACTTTGTAGGTTGCATTCATTAAAAAGAGGCCACTGCACTGAAAAAAATAAGGTTTAACAGGATTCAAGGATTTGCTTTGCAAAATATTAATGAAAAATGAAGCATTGTAGATCATACCTAAATTGAATTAATCCTGGGGGAGGGGaattaaaaagtattttatttcTAAATTAAGATTCTTGTTATTGAAATAccaccatttcttttttttctaatgCCTTCCCCCTATGATCTGTTATACCTCTATTCATCTGCCTGCTTATTAACAAGCACCAGCTTTTTTAAATAGCATGTAGAATAGAAAGCTGATTTTATGCAAATGTCTAATACTGGTTTCCTATTTCTCTCCTGCATTAAAATTGCAGATCCAAAAGGAAAGTCCTTGGCCGCAAAGACTCTGAGGATGACCGTGCCCGAAACCACTCTCCATCACCCCCAGTTACACCAACAGGTGCCTCCCCGAACTTGGCGTCCCTTAAGCAGGCGGGATCAATTCAGAGGAATATTCGCAAGAGCAGCACCAGCAATGACAACTTCAAAGCCCTGCTTCTTAAGAAAGGCAGTCGCTCAGACACCAGCTCTCGCATGTCTGCGGCAGAGATGCTAAAGAATACAGACCCAAGGTTTCAGAGAGCCAAGGCGGACTCTCCTTGGGACCCCAATGACAGCGCCGCAGGTTGCTCTCCGACCAAGAACAAATGGGCACAGGAAGAATGGGCCAAGAGTGAAGGCctcatgccaaggagcctgtccTTCTCCAGCGCTAGATATAGCCGATCTCGGACCCCACCCTCAGCTGCAAGTAGCAAATACAATGTTCGAAACCGGATCCAGAGCAGCCCTATGACTGTTATCTGTGAAGGCGACGTCGAAGCCGTGGAACCTGCAGAGAGCAGGACTCATAGGTCTTTAGAAGAGGATCAAGTGGAGCAAGTAGATGTGTTTGACAGTGATGAAATGGATCTTAATGAAGATGTTGGTTCCGGTGATGATGCCGCAATGCGCCTGGAGTTGTTAACTTAACTGATGACACCAGATCCTTTAAGGATAGAAATATATCCCTCCTATGAAAAGGGTTGAGTGAGGATTAAGATACAAGGCACAGTGATGTTGGGCACTTCCAGAAAGGTGTATCAGTACAATTTCTTTTGCTAAGCACATAGTGTGTGCTTGGGCATGGATACAGCGATGCTGATAATGATACATGGTGTAGTTAGATGGGACTTTCTGGACTGAACGAAACTAGTAGCCAGATTCACGTAAGCCTTAAAATCCTCTAGAGAAAACTAAAATCAAAAAACAACTCGCCAGATAGTGCTGGATTTTGGGTTgcatgtgatttttttctttttctttttttggagggtgtaaacattaaaataagtCTGCAGCAAAGATGGGAAGCTTCTGTGGTACCGGGTGGCAGTTGCTTTTTAAGTGTTATATTTATGAGTAATCTGTTTTGAGCAGGGACAGACAGAATGAAAAACGCAGCCTATTAGAGTTAGTGTAGCTGGCATTGTTCCACCTACTTCTTATAGTGTGGGCTTCTCTGCTGGGCATAACTATGTCATAGTAATACAGCCACAGGCCATCCAAGAGTCtgaattaatattaaaaacaataacaggaAAGAAGAACTGTTGTAACACAGAACTGACTGCTATGCAGTCATATTATGGCCCATCTGTTGGGTTTTTCCATGAGTCATTTCTCCCCTAGATCAATTTACTTTTAATAAAAATTGAAATGTCCTTTGGGCAACATATATAGCTACAGGTTTGTAATAAAAAGGTAAATAATCCAGGGTTGTGGTGAAACAAAATGAGCAAATCGCCATTAGCTTCTTAATTTGAAAGCAAATTTAGCTTAATAGTGGTAGAACTGTTTCCTTTCCAACTTAACTATGTGGGATTTGCATTTCTGACAGCTTGTCTTCGTTAAAACTggggaagattttttaaaagaacatatcACTTGAAATATCAAACATTTGCTAATGTACGGTTACCAAAGAATACATTACAATAACTTTTGCTGTTTGATCTGGAGTCAGCATTTTCTCAATTTGGAAATCTCATCATTTAGGAAACTGTTTAATTTTATTACTTGCAGTGAGTTAAAAATTAACCTTTCCTTATTTGTAAAGAAAGTGACTAAAAAAATCAGCTGCAGTTTtgaacagtttaagaagcagcttttaatttttgaaaacGAGTTTTGCATACATTGATATTgtgtgtttttataatgtttgcaCATAATAGAAGTTCTTAAGATAATGTATGTCCTCCTAATGTTGGGATTTTTACCTTTGTAGATGTTAAGGGGGAAATCATCTATGtagataatttattttaatgaaaaACACTTGTCTTCTTTTCACTTCATCTCTGTATATGTTAGTACTGTATATTTCAGGGGCCTTTACTCAAGAAGGGGGTGGTGACAATGCTGTGACTCTGCTTCAATAAACAAGGCTGCCATTTGTCATTTTTGTGTCTTAAGTTACTAATGTGACGCTTGGAAGCCAGTGACTAGCTGTGTTCAGAAAACTCGTTTGTAGTACTAGCAGCAAAGGTTTATGACATTCTGGCCTAAAAGTATTATTGATGTAAACATAAAGTTAAGCACTCAACTAGTGCTGAGGATGCTAAAGCTCTCAATAGCCTTCTCTTTCCATTGTTGGGGAGGGACCTTCATACATATTCAGATTTGCTATAACATATGCTCAGtgggtggcgtagtgggttaaaccgctgagctgctgaacttgctgaccaaaaggttagtggttcaaatctggggaacggggttagctcccattgttaggcctggctctgccaacctagcagtttgaaaacatgcaaatgtgagtagatcaataggtaccacttctgcgggaaggtaatggcattccatgcagtcatgctggtcacatgatcttggagacatctatggacaacgccggctcttcagcttagaaatggagatgggcaccactccccacagtcagacatgactagacttaatatcaggggaaaacttgACCTTCACCTTATGCTCAGTTGAGGTGAggacaaacatacacatatttatGGAATGCAGCTTCCATTAACCAACAACAACTAGAGAAAAAGGAGTTGGCAAACCTTCTTTTCCCATTTCAGGAAAGACTGAAAAGCTCATGCGCATGTTATGAGTGCATTAGTGTTGCTGGATCATTACCATTACATTTATTAGAACATGCCACATGTCTGATGACCGAGCTTCCTACATTACAAAACTACATTTTATGTTTCTTTACTCAGTCACTAATGATTTTTCCTTATGTCTTCACTACTCTTGaattattaaaacataaaacttacataaaacatttttttttgctttacacACGCAATATTTGGGAGTTTTGAAAAATAAAGGGTATTTCAGAATTATGGATTcactttcaaagcagtatatttcacaatgagaacatgttacaattacacaaaaagttataAATTCTTGAATGTGCtatcaagttttactaaccattttgtGCCAGAAACAAATCTTTAACAGTAACTCTGCAAATGGAGAATATTTCATTAGGCCTTATGTTGTGGAGTGGCCATCTTGCCACTCCATGACATGAAGGGTTTGGGGCTGTTTGTGCATTAGGAGGGATATTTAGCAGAAATTATTTGAACCCTTTCAAATGGTATGGGTTTCATTCATGGGTGTTTCATGGTTACAAAGATAACAGCAATTTCAGATTGGATCCATCTTTTTGAAATAGCTGTAAACATTCCAATATACCACTAAAAAGTACAAAGCTTAAAATTTTGAATGGTATGAATTTATTAGAGAATCATAACTGGTGAGAAGTAGACTTATTATTGAAACCAGtgaaataatgcagttttgcaGCATCATATTCCACAGCCAAACAAAGTTGATGATTTGTACTTGAGCTGATGATAGGAAAATTCCATTGTTTTGATCCATCGGTTAGTAAGCAttacaggataaaaataaattgtaaaaGTCATTAGTTTTCCCCACTAGCAGAGTCATTGACTGCCCATATCTGTTTTGTATCTAAGTGTTTAAAATGAACTACTTTCTATTCTTGGTTCATTTTTTATAGATCACATTTGCTTAGATAGCTGTGAAATTACTGCATGTCTTTTCAAGTTCACTTAGGCTGTTTAATATAGATTACTGTGGGCAGGCTGTATGTAAGATGACCTGACATACTGTCTGCCCCAGTTTAAGTCTTCACTTTAACTGATATAATACtgatttttcatatttattttacatataaTGTATGCATGTTTAGCTTTTGCAGTTTATTCTTCTCTCACCCCCACAGTAATATACACAAGCATAGAAGTAGCAATATATTTTGAAGCACCAACACAATTAGCAATTTTCAGTATTATATTAGCACCTGAACAAAATTTCATTGAAAATAAACCAAGAAAATAGCTAGGAATCTCCCCAAGAAGAGGTGAAAGTTAAAATTTTCCCCATGTTAACATATGGAGTCAAGTAGGTatgataggagcccccagtgacacaatggaataaaaccttgtgccaacaggactgctgaccgaaaagttggctgttcgaatctggcgagtggagtgagctctcatctatcagctccagctcccattgcagagacatgagagaagcttcccccaggatggcaaaacatccaggcgtcccctgggcaacatagttgcagatggccaattctctcacaccagaaataacttgcagtttctcaagttgctcctgacacgaaaaaaaagtagGTATGATAGATGCCACATTTTTAGTTTTCTGATGAAAACATCTGGCCAACCTGCCACATTTCATTGTGGCACCATATTGATCAGTCATATGCTACAGGTTTGCAATAAGGAAGAACACACAGCAAGCATATGAAAGTAGAAAATCCACTTACAGAAGGAGCATCAAACTGTCATGAGTTAAAAGACCAAATTCCTTATTCTGCGGATTTCCAAAATTAATGGGATTCTTCACCAAACAAGACACAACCCAATCTCAtctaggagtccccagtggcgcaatgggttaaacccttgtgccagcaggaccgaagaccaacaagtcagaggtttgaatctgggaagagcgcagatgagctccatttgtcagctccaactccccatgcgggaacatgagagaagcctcccacaaggatggtaaaatatcaaaacatcttggcatgcaaagtccttgcagacagccaattctctcacaccaaaaacaacttgcagtttctcaagtcgctcctgacacagaaaaaaaactcaTCTAAATGAAACACCATCTCAATTCCCAAACTGTGATGAAACATTCCTTTTGTAAGGTGTATATTATTGAATATTTATGGTATATAATAAATATTCATACCATGCAATAGCACCAAATTGCAAGAAAGCCCTTTGTCCATTAAGAGCAAAGACCTCAGAAGCCTAAACCTCActcagtaattactatatttggCACATTCTGTGCCTTAAGGCCCTTGAGGCAGGCACCCTATGGCTCCTATTTTTTGAGAATAACGAACTATAATTTGGTTACTGGAGAAAAGAAACAGGACCAAAGACTGCATCAAGGGATTCTTATCTCCATACTCTCAAATATTTCTTGTTTAAGTCTGAGATTTTATACTCCTGACTTCGGTTGTCTGGAAAACTAGTAATTCAAAAACTCTCAGTACACCATGTGTGTCCGAGTTAAGAAGTTATATAAAAGAGCAATTGCtattaaaaagtcatttttatcATATCTCCAATGTATGTTTCAAATTCTCTAACTTGTGTTCCACTTACTAGCATGGCACTTAATTTGTTTTTAGATACATGGCTGCATACAAGGTCATACTGCAGTCGATATCATATTGGCACAGAAAATTCAGCAGTGGGAAGAATAGGAAAAAATATTAGAAAgcattacacacacaaaaatggattGAATCTgttagaaaaaaatacattttgttaaGGGCACAGTTGGATGTCACAGCTATAATGTGCACCGCTGAGGTTTTAGCTTCTCTTCACAAGCCAAACTTCATTGTGTCTGTTGAGCAATTTGAATGGACTATCATAGCCAGCACTATAATAGTTCTTTTCTTGAAAAGATCTCCCATCCCGCCTCAAGCTTTCAGCAAGAGCCAGTATTTCTTCTTGGTTCTTCTTCGCATTGGCAAATCCTCCAAATgatctgttaaataaataaaaaaagccAAGTGCCATTAAACATTTGCCAAGTAACTATCCAAATGTCTGTACTGAGCCTATTGAGCCTGTGACAAGGAAAAGCTAAGAAATCCACACAAAATTAGCATTCAAACCCAGTATTGGTAGAAAGTTTTCTGCAGATGGACAAAAATTCTAATTATTTAGTATGCTCTGAAAGAATGATATCATTGAGACTTCAACTGATTAgtgtttcttaggcaaggaaaaccCAGAAAAGGTTTTAGCtgatccttcctctgaaatatggcctacAGCTCCTAGTGTTCATTGGTCtctcatctaagtactaaccagggctgatcctgcttagcttccaagttcagatAACATCCGGTACCTTCAGGATATTTATGCGCTTTAAAACAAATTAGTGTGAAGCAGATAAGCTGGTGATCCTAAGGATCTGTCTTTACAGCTTCCCAGCAAGAAATGTCTTGATAGGGCTCAACTTCCTTTTATCAGCATGTATGTCagagccccctggtggcgcagcgggttaaacagctgagctgctgaacttgctgaccaaaagattggcggtttgaatccggggagcagggtaagctcccgctgttaggctcagcttctgccaacctagcagtttgaaaacatgcaaatgtgagtagatcaataggtaccacttctgcaggaaggtaacagcactccatgcagtcatgctggtcacatgatcttggaggcgtctacggacaacaccggctcttcgacttagaaatggagatgagcaccactccccagagtcagacacgactagacttaatgtcaggggaaacctttacctttatcttatatCAGTAAGAATGTGTATAAATACAGGAGTAGTTGtgctgaccaaaaaaaaaaaacaaaaaccaaatttCATATTGTGATAATGGACTATCAACAGCATAAAAATGTTCCATGCAATGGTGTAAGCCACTCTATAAACCAGTTCTCTCAAATGCTTGTTGCTAGATCTACATTCAGTTTTGACTTGGGCAATCATTTCTTGGAAGCACTATTATAGCAAACCAGCATCTCTTTAGAGAAATTATATGCATAGCCAACTGGTAGGTAAGAAATCCTAGCAATTACTGTGGGCTGGTACAATGCCTCCAAATTCCACTTGTGTCTGTTGTAAATTCTTGAGCTATTTTTGAGCCTGACCACAAACATAAACCAGAACCTATTACTGCAACCACAATACGACATTATTAAATGTGTAACAAgtacacaaccagacacagtgcaTACATCTGCACTTGCTCTTTG is a window encoding:
- the NHSL1 gene encoding NHS-like protein 1 isoform X8, which translates into the protein MVVLINTKLKSLIKFFKKKTVSNLDEESRWTVHYTAPWHQQENVFLPSSRPACVEDLHRQAKLNLKSVLRECDKLRRDGYRSSQYYSQGPTFSSSSSAICGSYQDDYEEIEPKSSLLDCLPQSCLNACCCLIPWKIKCSTPSPEEEKLLSIKRPKTPVSNEFSDINTQTNWTKSLPLPTPEEKMRQQAQAVQTDVIPINVTGENFDRQASIRRSLIYTDTVVRRPKKVKRRKTITGIPDNIQRELVGIGKSDFRGHSLYVPEHYSTLGRLESYRSSSMQNCDTKESSCQTEEVKVVPPSVRRIRAQKGQGIAAQMSQLSNSSGNMSVMSDSAGVVFTSRLNNDLGFHSLPRSGARVSLQLLERRHSLSKSREDGTFSHQINRLQVADSTEYMRNDSEVDLLQRSKSQEARCSEGENPACLVSPHATYSTSVIPNATLSSSSEVIAIHTSHGAGPMDGKINSSSSYSKPRDNLVANRMVKTKDPHHSSSGTWNETNSTHNSQPSDLTVSSHSVKVLALGDSGVSLSDAGTLGNGPQSIAYGCRNSMHFPSLSQDSDSKSESSYLVDKTKGKSQNNIEYNGFKHSGNGENLIHKPDCATPGCSTPVSNLSTSSLERVSAKEDSGSLYSVDHDGYYTSMHVDSGLKSGKACNDNNGFGNARHSVINVLDRNEKKFLGDMSNCTDKSLSRSISLKKAKKPPLPPSRTDSLRRMPKKKSQSNGQVLDDTLIASLQHSLQLNLRCKNASSPSQSPSSDYDDPWVLRSRSQSSVSASSSMMSATGLNMYSICAVTPSQSETSSIKSEYADQWGYYSDCPGMPEDQLKSPVGHSANTTPKLNYYNAGRFNNGSRASAPNVPSGLSKPKITSPEKSHRVTSPSSGYSSQSNTPTALTPVPVILKSGSTGNGKPKMKPKVPERKSSLLSSVSVSSSSTSLSSNTSAEGCVNAKKTDPDLNFPLVTPSSLMSPFSADNLPPPPLPSMDGMDLPTPPGSPSFPPPPPEAIINATFPQNVTLFNCQDTSMGHFFPPSPPPFSSPFPSSFAPSSLHLDPKLTKEEYKHTPCTFKKYNQEGSCYSTIKQPLNKDDITRSTVPLVTTQALQMVQLRSVKKAAMSEDEQSIEAVSRTKSQEILTEVQSPLKPCVSVGYSDSLDVSEVNPHGVFDKNFVYNPSQISYPGLIGSYPEHIGGEMPENAANPANFFASNLLPASTEEGPVQNQGSHCDLPSPSLQGQSGSFNKPPGVSPNKKPPPVSKKPKLFLIVPPPQSDVIAEKIAEVGETGRSVLRDAAFAQSSEARDYPTDGLCSYEMDSGHLVPEGGAVGPPSSETLETNGLTLKSRQEEQPCEGIRSDRNGDGVSRTDRQLSKEEESADVFESNGANSFLPQSPSYEEDSVVEAMPPRPRTTEDLFAAIHRSKRKVLGRKDSEDDRARNHSPSPPVTPTGASPNLASLKQAGSIQRNIRKSSTSNDNFKALLLKKGSRSDTSSRMSAAEMLKNTDPRFQRAKADSPWDPNDSAAGCSPTKNKWAQEEWAKSEGLMPRSLSFSSARYSRSRTPPSAASSKYNVRNRIQSSPMTVICEGDVEAVEPAESRTHRSLEEDQVEQVDVFDSDEMDLNEDVGSGDDAAMRLELLT
- the NHSL1 gene encoding NHS-like protein 1 isoform X11 — its product is MVVLINTKLKSLIKFFKKKTVSNLDEESRWTVHYTAPWHQQENVFLPSSRPACVEDLHRQAKLNLKSVLRECDKLRRDGYRSSQYYSQGPTFSSSSSAICGSYQDDYEEIEPKCSTPSPEEEKLLSIKRPKTPVSNEFSDINTQTNWTKSLPLPTPEEKMRQQAQAVQTDVIPINVTGENFDRQASIRRSLIYTDTVVRRPKKVKRRKTITGIPDNIQRELVGIGKSDFRGHSLYVPEHYSTLGRLESYRSSSMQNCDTKESSCQTEEVKVVPPSVRRIRAQKGQGIAAQMSQLSNSSGNMSVMSDSAGVVFTSRLNNDLGFHSLPRSGARVSLQLLERRHSLSKSREDGTFSHQINRLQVADSTEYMRNDSEVDLLQRSKSQEARCSEGENPACLVSPHATYSTSVIPNATLSSSSEVIAIHTSHGAGPMDGKINSSSSYSKPRDNLVANRMVKTKDPHHSSSGTWNETNSTHNSQPSDLTVSSHSVKVLALGDSGVSLSDAGTLGNGPQSIAYGCRNSMHFPSLSQDSDSKSESSYLVDKTKGKSQNNIEYNGFKHSGNGENLIHKPDCATPGCSTPVSNLSTSSLERVSAKEDSGSLYSVDHDGYYTSMHVDSGLKSGKACNDNNGFGNARHSVINVLDRNEKKFLGDMSNCTDKSLSRSISLKKAKKPPLPPSRTDSLRRMPKKKSQSNGQVLDDTLIASLQHSLQLNLRCKNASSPSQSPSSDYDDPWVLRSRSQSSVSASSSMMSATGLNMYSICAVTPSQSETSSIKSEYADQWGYYSDCPGMPEDQLKSPVGHSANTTPKLNYYNAGRFNNGSRASAPNVPSGLSKPKITSPEKSHRVTSPSSGYSSQSNTPTALTPVPVILKSGSTGNGKPKMKPKVPERKSSLLSSVSVSSSSTSLSSNTSAEGCVNAKKTDPDLNFPLVTPSSLMSPFSADNLPPPPLPSMDGMDLPTPPGSPSFPPPPPEAIINATFPQNVTLFNCQDTSMGHFFPPSPPPFSSPFPSSFAPSSLHLDPKLTKEEYKHTPCTFKKYNQEGSCYSTIKQPLNKDDITRSTVPLVTTQALQMVQLRSVKKAAMSEDEQSIEAVSRTKSQEILTEVQSPLKPCVSVGYSDSLDVSEVNPHGVFDKNFVYNPSQISYPGLIGSYPEHIGGEMPENAANPANFFASNLLPASTEEGPVQNQGSHCDLPSPSLQGQSGSFNKPPGVSPNKKPPPVSKKPKLFLIVPPPQSDVIAEKIAEVGETGRSVLRDAAFAQSSEARDYPTDGLCSYEMDSGHLVPEGGAVGPPSSETLETNGLTLKSRQEEQPCEGIRSDRNGDGVSRTDRQLSKEEESADVFESNGANSFLPQSPSYEEDSVVEAMPPRPRTTEDLFAAIHRSKRKVLGRKDSEDDRARNHSPSPPVTPTGASPNLASLKQAGSIQRNIRKSSTSNDNFKALLLKKGSRSDTSSRMSAAEMLKNTDPRFQRAKADSPWDPNDSAAGCSPTKNKWAQEEWAKSEGLMPRSLSFSSARYSRSRTPPSAASSKYNVRNRIQSSPMTVICEGDVEAVEPAESRTHRSLEEDQVEQVDVFDSDEMDLNEDVGSGDDAAMRLELLT